Within Rhododendron vialii isolate Sample 1 chromosome 12a, ASM3025357v1, the genomic segment AATTTATCTGACTCAAGATCATCGCGCGATTTCAAGAACTTTCTGCAAACAAAGGTTGATGAATTGACAAAGAGGCAAGCTAGTTTGGCAAAAGCTTCTAAGACAGTTtgtttcaaaatcttttcaaatttttttgtcagaTTAATGGAAGGAATTTGGGAGAGAGGGACCCTACCCGATGCCATGCAAGCGAATCTTAAAACGATTCCTTGACGAAATCGTTCCCATCTCCGTCAACATGGCGAAGATCTTCTCGCCTTCCAAGTAACTACTTCCAAAAGCTGTTCGGGAAATAACTTCTGATGACAAGAGCCTAGACTCTTGGTTTACCTCGATCTCCTTTCCTTCACATTGCCTCCATCTTTCTAGCATTGTTTCCACACTCGCAATCATTGCTGGAACCATCCCCTGCATATACAGAAGGCCTTCTTTGAAACTTAACAACATGTTATATGAATAAATACCTCAAAATTAGGCTTGATTATGTTTCTAAGAGCAGTGTAGTGAAAAATATAATGGAGGTATTGTACGCACGTAGATTACCTTTTTCTATATAACAAACTAAGAAATTTGTAGTGACAACACTTAATCATTCTATATGGAGCCCAGACCCCAaaagctgaaaaaaaaaatagagtgttttACCTTCAAGCTCTCAGCATAAAAAGCATGGTTGGCTATTTTGCGTAGCTTCGTCCATTTTTCTCCTTCTGTTACCACGATCCCATCTCCTAGTAACTTCTTCAAGAATCGATCCGGCCTTCCTTTATGATATGCTCCATCTTTATTGTTCATTATCTCTTTAACTGACTCAGGATCAGTGACAACTAATTGGGCTTGAGGACCTTGCCAGTTTAGATAATTTTTTCCTGTTCCGGCAGGAtaattttaagaagaaaaagctaaACTAGTTAGCTGAATTATTTACAAACATCTACATCTCACTTTTTTGGGTTGTTTTATAGTTACTAATAATAATTCAGACCATTTGTCAGGCTATTGTTCTCTTGTTCCCTCAAAGTTATGGAGTAAGACATCGATTTTACTATTATGCATCGACATGTAACTATTCTATCTCCAAACATCTCGGTCTCTATCTTAATGCACATCTCACTTTTTTGGGTTGTTTTATAGTTACTATTATGCATCGACATGTAACTATTCTATCTCCAAACATCTCGGTCTCTATCTTAATGCATTGGCGGTCGTACGATCATATCTCGAGATTCGCATCTTTTGAGATTGAAACCTAGTCGTGTGACTACCAATACTACGTGACATGGAGAAGAGCATGAAAATGCGGAGAGGGAGAACCACGAACACCTATATCATGTGAAAGGTAAAGCTAACAATTTGATACCATATAGCTTCCTCCAGGCATGAATATCGGGCATAATTCTTGCGAAAATAGGATGAGATGTGTTGTCCAATGGAGTGCTGATGGATTTGCCTCTCATTCGGACTATCTCCTTTGTATTCCCGTGGAGGAATTTGTAAGTAGGGCCTTTGATTCCTTGTGAAGCCATGATGTGTTGAATTCGAATTGGGGTCCACCATACCGTCTGCAAGAACCGTACCAGTACTACAACTAGGAAAATGCAGAGACTAGCTGAAAGGAAGGTTATAATCATGGTTCCCCTGTCCTGCACAGCCAAACACAGCCTTATTTTTCTAACTATATAAACTTCCTATCATCTAATAGTTTACAAGCTCAAGTCATACATAGTTCCATGCGAATATGCATCTATTGACAAATTGCCTCTCAAAATATATcctattccctccgtccctaaataaatgtctgcCGTACAAACCTAGacttttaaaaagatgcatttttttcgtaaaaaaaatcaaaattttttttcacaaaacaatAGATATCAATAAAATTCTATGTTAAGTCAACAAGAATCATGACCAACTCATAAAATGACAGAAAATCATGAGCTTGATGaaggtttatttatttttatttttttcataaaagtttttttttatgcttcatAAAAATAAAGTGAGTTCTTTTAATTAAGTTGtgaagttttttaatttttaacgaaaaatgcatctttttaaaggccTAAGTTTGCACGGTGAACATTTATTTaaggacggatggagtataatCAATAGATAAAAATTAACCTTAATATGTGGTTTACTTATgaaataaaaactcaaattgTCTCTCAAAATAAATCATACAATCAGGGTCTTATTTTCTATCTAACTCTCTAAATGAATAACAGAGAAAATATACAAAACAACAACATAATGCTAAAAAACGAGATGCAAAATATAGTCATGAAGTCCAATAAAAATATctgattgtttttttctttaagcTATTTCAACTGtcacgtacttattttttttatttaagagagaaatgagaatgtaaaataaccgatttttttaCCACGTCAAACCAAAATTGTTAAAGATTATAAGTAGTTATATacaaataattatcaataatatttaaaaacaGGTGTATAGCAGGTCTCCGGCATGCATGCAGTACTCATACGCCACATATCGACTTCCATAACTCGTACCACGATTCTTACAAGATACATCACAGCATAACAGCTTCAAGAATAAATAATAATACGAAACGAAAGCGATCGAAGAAAGCATGCAGCCTAGATATATATGCAGAGcacatcatatatatatatatatatatatatatatatatatatatatatatatatatatataggagtatagGTAATTAAACAGTCCAATTATTACCTGAATTTGTAATCAAAACTGAGAAATATTACAAAAGTTGCATAAACAGCTGATTATTCTGGGCTCTGAGCTCCCACAGTACTACTGTGACCCTTCCTTTATCTTTGTTCTCTTCAAAGTTTATGTTTTGGTGAACAATGGTGTttatatctatctatatatagcACCTCCCAcgtcctctttcttctttttttatgataTATGATCTCCATTTATCTTCCACGTGCCTGACTTTCAAGTTGGTCTCCGGCGGCCGGCATGCAGTTTCGCGATGCTCTCGAGTGATTTTGTAATGATGCCTATTTATCAATATTTTATTTATCCGGAGCGAATTGACAGAGAACGAAAGCAAAAGCAacaaaccaacaacaaaaaaaagagaagggcgAATGCGGCTTGTCTCCAAAGGCGGACCCGTGGTTccacgccgtatttcaggacttcatcGGAAGAGGTATGGCGGTCGAGTCAAACGTGAAATTGAtgataagaaagaagaagaaggatggaAGAGATTCTTTCATCAATCTTCAACGATAGATCTATCGTCGTGAGCGACACATCGAAGATCCTAAGTTaagcttagaatatgaaatcctactcctactcctaattataacccaaATGGGTTAGTAGTgcaaaaaattaagacaaataaagatagactttgatttgtttttttttttttttgatttgttgaGGAGGATTTACAATGAAATCtaaaaagactatttataggaaacaacaaatgtgtaaaaaataacttcctaactttcCACTACTCTTCATTTTTCTAATTTGCTTTCAAGTATCCAAATAACTTCCTTTCAacttcaaagtgtgtaggagcaCGCCAAGTGTCCTTCCAAAGGTATAGGAGCATGCAGGGGCGGACCCACCATAGGGCACATGGGTTCACGTGCCCCCAcgcctttcaatttttttttttttgcgattttgtgtgtgtgtgtatatatatatatatatattatttatatcgAATGAATGTACATAGTTGTCTGTTGGTACAGTGGTAAAATGCTCTCCCTATAAACAAAAAGTACTTGGGTTTGAGACTGCTCCACACTCTCCTTTGggccggtttttttttttcccgaaaggTAGTAGAAAATAGTAGTGTgtatcttgttttttatattattcGTGGGTTCGAGTCTACCCCACATTGCATTTATATACTTTTGGTCCCCAAAACTGTAATCGTAGAGTtagtaatagaaaaatagatgatgaacatgtAACAATATTGTTTTAACGCATATAGTCGATGTGCGCAAATTTGCCTTGTTTGGCCAAAATATGAGTAAACGCCATTTCATTACTGGCTCATTTGTTGGGGTCCCGATCAAAATAGCACACATCAGTATGTTAATCGAGACATCAGTATGTAGGAGTCGATTGGTTGAACCCAATACCTCATGTCTAAAAGTAGAGCCTACTAcatgattagtcgaggtgcgcgtaagctggttTGGACATCTCGTTGTATAAGGAAAAAAGTCCACTGTCGTATATATTGGGTTGGAATCATTGTGGTCAAAGTGTTACAAAAAGTGTGGAGTTTTCCAataatgctactcacacaacattTCAAATACAATAACTTACACAATttttcacatacatgtggggcccaTACATAATAGTGTGTGTGAAgctcacatgtatgtgagaaaaTGTGTTTGATGTTGTGTTTGAGTTGTTGTGTGAGTATTATTTTTGTAGAGTTTTCTACCCAGCTGAAAAGAAACCcacctgaaaagaaaaaaatgtcttTGATTAGTCTCATAGTGGTGGCTTTGACTGAAAAGGACATCTGAACATGAAATTCATGTAATGGACTTGACAACTTGGGCCCAGGCCAGCAAAGATTTAGATTTAAAATCCGAAAATGTTAGGGCCAACTATGTATGAAAGTGAATTTGGGTCAATTACCATTTTATGGATGGTTGTCATGGAGGCTATCAAACCACTTTAAAATTTGATGAACTATGTCTAACTAAGTCTCTTCTAGGCATGAGCCCTGTAACGTTATCCGTAACCGTCTTAAGTAGATGACGTCATGCGTGATGTTCGGTGTACACTTGGCAAAACACACGTGTGGAGTTTTCTACCCacctgaaattaaaaaaatgtctTTGATAGAGTTTAGTCTCATAGTGGTGGCTTTGACTGAAATGGACATTTGAACATGAAATTCATGTATCGGACTTGTCAACTTGGGCCCAGGCCAGGGAAGATTTagatttaaaatccaaaaatgtTAGGGTCCATGACAATCATCCATGAAAGTGTGCGTCACGCAACGTATGATCCATACGTTGCGTGACGCAC encodes:
- the LOC131310536 gene encoding cytochrome P450 CYP749A22-like isoform X1, whose translation is MIITFLSASLCIFLVVVLVRFLQTVWWTPIRIQHIMASQGIKGPTYKFLHGNTKEIVRMRGKSISTPLDNTSHPIFARIMPDIHAWRKLYGKNYLNWQGPQAQLVVTDPESVKEIMNNKDGAYHKGRPDRFLKKLLGDGIVVTEGEKWTKLRKIANHAFYAESLKGMVPAMIASVETMLERWRQCEGKEIEVNQESRLLSSEVISRTAFGSSYLEGEKIFAMLTEMGTISSRNRFKIRLHGIGKFLKSRDDLESDKLQQAIRELIIAMINKREEKMMRGEENNYGSDFLGSLIKASHDPDEKNRISVDEMVDECNTFYLAGQETTNAFLAWCLLLLAIHTDWQEKARKEVFELFGQQNPNAEGIARLKIMSMILNETLRLYPPVTSMFKRLEGEVRLGKMIIPANAHVVIPVLALQHDPEIWGQDVDLFKPERFADGVAKATNNNIAGYFPFGFGPRICVGSNFALNQGKIALSMILQRYRLTVSPSYVHSPILILSIFPENGIPVVFNKL